In Aestuariibaculum lutulentum, one DNA window encodes the following:
- a CDS encoding glycosyltransferase family 2 protein, whose translation MIKLSGVIITFNEERNIEKCLQSLVNVVDEIVVVDSFSTDNTKAICLKYNVKFVEQKFLGYIEQKNFALTQASSDYIVSLDGDEALSETLQKSILELKNNWILNGYYSNRFNNFCGQWIKHSDWYPNKKLRVFDRRKAEWKGINPHDNVVMHNANEKTGYLKGDILHWTYQTYSEFNLKTEHFSSISAKAYFDLGKKSSILKILFNPTWAFFKAYFLRLGFLDGLNGFVICIQTANITFLKYTKLRELEKQKR comes from the coding sequence ATGATTAAACTATCTGGCGTTATTATTACATTTAACGAAGAGCGAAACATTGAAAAATGCTTACAATCGTTAGTTAATGTGGTTGATGAAATAGTTGTTGTAGATTCCTTCTCTACCGATAACACTAAGGCCATTTGCTTGAAATATAATGTGAAGTTTGTTGAACAAAAATTCTTAGGTTATATAGAGCAGAAAAACTTTGCACTTACCCAAGCCAGTAGCGATTATATTGTTTCTTTAGATGGTGATGAAGCTTTATCGGAAACACTTCAAAAATCTATTCTGGAATTAAAAAACAACTGGATATTAAACGGATATTACAGTAACCGCTTTAATAATTTCTGTGGACAATGGATAAAGCATTCCGACTGGTATCCTAATAAAAAGTTACGCGTTTTCGACAGACGAAAAGCAGAATGGAAAGGTATTAATCCGCATGACAATGTTGTGATGCATAATGCAAACGAAAAAACTGGCTATTTAAAAGGTGATATTTTGCACTGGACGTACCAAACATATTCAGAATTCAATTTAAAAACCGAACATTTCTCAAGTATATCCGCGAAAGCTTATTTCGATTTAGGTAAAAAGTCGTCAATTTTGAAAATACTATTCAATCCTACCTGGGCCTTTTTTAAAGCTTATTTTTTAAGATTAGGATTTCTAGATGGTTTAAATGGCTTTGTAATTTGTATACAAACGGCCAACATTACATTCTTAAAGTACACCAAACTAAGAGAGTTAGAAAAACAAAAGCGTTAA
- a CDS encoding lipopolysaccharide kinase InaA family protein has product MPEKFITVNDVQYPKNEIKNLIERFGNDGEVIGNQDRNTIKIFPFQGEVLNIKAFKIPNIFNQIAYKFFRKSKAQRSFEYANKLINLEVGTPKPIAYLEQTSSLLFKRSYYVSEHLDCDLTYRELTTQFDYPDYDTILRAFTRFTFGLHEKGIHFLDHSPGNTLIRKEGDAYGFYLVDLNRMNFGVLDFETRIKNFSRLTIHKAMVEVMSDEYAKCSGYDYDKVFLLMWKETEDFQERFHKKKRLMKKLKFWKKN; this is encoded by the coding sequence ATGCCAGAGAAATTTATCACTGTAAACGATGTTCAATACCCGAAGAACGAGATTAAAAATCTTATTGAAAGATTTGGAAATGATGGTGAAGTGATAGGGAATCAGGATAGGAATACGATTAAAATATTCCCGTTTCAAGGTGAAGTTTTAAATATTAAGGCATTTAAAATTCCAAATATTTTTAATCAGATAGCATATAAATTTTTCAGAAAAAGTAAAGCGCAACGTTCTTTTGAGTACGCAAATAAGCTAATTAATTTAGAGGTTGGTACACCAAAACCGATTGCTTATTTAGAACAAACTTCGTCACTTTTATTCAAACGAAGCTATTATGTTAGCGAGCATTTAGATTGCGATTTAACATATAGGGAACTAACCACGCAGTTTGATTATCCTGATTACGATACAATTTTAAGAGCATTTACGAGATTTACTTTTGGTTTACATGAAAAGGGAATTCACTTTTTAGATCATTCTCCTGGAAATACACTAATTAGAAAAGAAGGAGATGCGTACGGATTTTATTTGGTGGATTTAAATAGAATGAATTTCGGGGTTTTAGATTTTGAAACCCGAATTAAGAATTTTTCACGTTTGACCATTCATAAAGCGATGGTGGAAGTCATGAGTGACGAATATGCCAAATGTTCGGGTTATGATTACGACAAAGTATTCCTGCTTATGTGGAAAGAAACCGAAGATTTTCAGGAGCGTTTTCACAAGAAAAAACGCTTAATGAAGAAACTTAAGTTCTGGAAGAAAAATTAA
- a CDS encoding glycosyltransferase family 2 protein: MSILKASVITSTYNQPDWLEKVLWGYEIQTEKNFEIVIADDGSGESTKNLIQRFIQDSNLKITHVWQEDEGFQKTKILNKAILKTSSDYLIFTDGDCIPRNDFVETHLALRKPNTFLSGGYFKLPQDISEAISKEDIENQNCFHLNWLLEHGLKKTFKTNKLTASGRKAWFLNTFTPTKATFDGMNVSGWKQDVLNVNGFDERMQYGGEDREIGERLVNCGIKFRQIRYSAICVHLHHDRPYKNEEAINRNKAIRKETKTKKHKTTKFGITKHE; this comes from the coding sequence ATGAGCATACTAAAAGCATCAGTAATCACAAGTACTTATAACCAGCCCGATTGGTTAGAAAAAGTGCTTTGGGGTTATGAAATTCAGACTGAAAAGAATTTTGAAATCGTAATAGCCGATGATGGTTCAGGGGAATCTACAAAGAATCTTATCCAGCGTTTTATTCAGGATTCAAATCTTAAAATAACACATGTTTGGCAGGAGGATGAGGGTTTTCAGAAGACTAAAATTCTGAATAAAGCCATTTTAAAAACGTCTTCAGATTACCTTATTTTTACTGATGGTGATTGTATTCCGCGAAACGATTTTGTAGAAACTCATTTAGCATTACGCAAACCAAATACGTTTTTATCAGGCGGATATTTTAAACTTCCACAGGACATTTCAGAAGCGATTTCAAAAGAAGATATAGAAAATCAAAATTGTTTCCATTTAAATTGGCTTTTGGAACACGGATTGAAAAAAACATTTAAAACGAACAAGTTAACAGCTTCTGGACGAAAAGCCTGGTTTCTAAATACATTTACACCAACAAAAGCGACCTTCGATGGAATGAATGTTTCAGGTTGGAAACAGGATGTACTCAATGTTAATGGTTTTGACGAACGTATGCAGTATGGAGGCGAAGACAGAGAGATTGGTGAGCGTTTAGTGAATTGTGGAATTAAATTCAGGCAAATAAGATATAGTGCTATTTGTGTACATTTGCATCATGATAGACCTTATAAAAATGAGGAGGCGATAAACCGAAATAAAGCAATTCGAAAAGAGACAAAAACTAAAAAACATAAGACAACAAAGTTTGGAATTACAAAGCATGAATAA